A genome region from Eremothecium cymbalariae DBVPG#7215 chromosome 4, complete sequence includes the following:
- the SLH1 gene encoding RNA helicase (similar to Ashbya gossypii ABR142W): MSNGYSVHSSGSYMQAMQSMVEVSQTFRLTAKEQELPEIENHKDENKDSSTGILTCLTQDRNEWDDIFDEFADLSHQKLDELISNKNGPKTVNIFREFFTLMENSGLHVSQESFLEHLMSILKSNAEHSHLEQDLFDYLGSENIGLLSFIIQNKEFLARVPLADLNGIREVVFSQSGFLSETDIRFQVLANASHAKGQELHEMPKVVRYPHVFRKHELGTSSSFSFGGQKYVLPIGTTRVSLNSHEEIVIPCSDRKNQYISLADQIKISDLDQVCQTIFDYKTLNMMQSLVYPVAYKTNENMLICAPTGAGKTDVALLTILNIINQFSEIDDDQQINIMYDDFKIIYVAPLKALAAEIVEKFSEKLAPFKIRVRELTGDMQLTKAEIIETQVIVTTPEKWDVVTRKANGDSSLVSKVRLLIIDEVHLLHEDRGSVIETLVARTLRQVESSQSMIRIVGLSATLPNFIDVADFLGVNRHVGMFYFDQSFRPKPLEQQLLGCRGKTGSRQGKENIDKVVYKKLFEYASQGHQVMIFVHSRKDTVKTARTYISMARSNQEADIFVSTEPCVEKFARDMTRHKDKDMKELFQSGFGIHHAGMSRSDRNLTEKMFKQGAINVLICTATLAWGVNLPADIVIIKGTQVYDSKKGGFTDLGISDVIQIFGRAGRPGFGTAHGTGILCTNSDRLDHYVSLITQQHPIESKFGPKMVDNLNAEISLGTVTNVEEAIQWLGYTYMFVRMKQNPFVYGLDWNELIKDPQLYNKRHEMVVTAVKRLHTLQMIVFDDISMQFISKDLGRVASDFYLLNESVEIFNQLCKPGVTEADVLAMISVSSEFDSIKFREEESNELRKLLENAVQCQVGGTFDTPATKTNILLQSYISQVHIEDSALNSDSNYVAQNSTRICRALFLIGVNRRWGKFAMVMLGICKSIERRMWAFDHPLCQFDLPDTILRRLREKSPNLEHMLDMEPSELGELVHNNRMGNKLYRVLSCFPLIDITAESFPITTSVMRIRAKLTPKFAWDYRIHGNAQFFWIFVEESDKSQILHFEKFILNHKHHTATQELDFMIPLSDPLPPQIVIKAVSDTWMGSESTYAVSFRHLIRPHNETLLTKLLSLRPLPVTALNNELIESIYSFKYFNPMQTMTFHTLYNTNENVFVGSPTGSGKTVVAELAMWHAFKEFPGSKIVYIAPMKALVRERVDDWRRRITPITGDKVVELTGDSIPDPKDVKDASIIITTPEKFDGISRNWQTRRFVQIISLVIMDEIHLLASDRGPILEMIVSRMNYISSQTKKPVRLLGLSTAVSNAFDLADWLGVKDQGLYNFPSSVRPVPLKMYIDGFPDNLSFCPLMKTMNKPAFMAILQHSPRKPVLIFVASRRQTRLTALDIIHLCGMQENPRRFLNIEDEELKYYVSQVSNDTLKLSLQFGIGLHHAGLVEKDREISHQLFQMNKIQILVATATLAWGVNLPAHLVIIKGTQFYDAKIEGYRDMDLTDILQMMGRAGRPSFDTTGTAIIYTKESKKTFYKHFLNVGFPVESSLHKVLADHIGAEVASGTIRDTQEALDFINWTFLFRRAHHNPTYYGIIEDTGSVGVNKYLSQLIDSAFDDLIQSQCIVAKENKIKATPFLSISAYYYISHKTIRMLLSQIYNGAKFRDVLKWLSMAVEYNELPVRGGEAIMNVEMSANSRYSVESVFTGKHELPIEDPHVKTFLLLQAYLSRADLAIADYYQDTTSVLDQSLRILQAYIDVASELGYFKTVITIIRVMQCIKQGCWYEDNSVTTLPGCTLRRLEGISFSDDGWPLENIHEDSTLEILGRMGYKSLESLSKKLLVSEDLKNKFIREASRLPVLDDVHFEQQNKADELVLVAKHHNKPSYGFTVCCERFPKLQKEQWFLLAYQDEELMMIKRCQPRRQGKKAIIKCELIIPEELHGQTLDFMLINDAMDIKYNLAYSLL; this comes from the coding sequence ATGAGCAATGGATATTCTGTGCACTCTTCAGGTTCTTACATGCAAGCAATGCAATCAATGGTTGAAGTTTCTCAAACTTTTCGATTGACTgcaaaagaacaagaactaCCTGAAATAGAAAACCATAAGgatgaaaacaaagattCTTCTACAGGAATATTAACCTGTCTAACTCAGGATAGGAATGAATGggatgatatatttgatgaatttgcAGATTTATCTCACCAGAAGCTGGATGAGCTTATCAGCAATAAAAACGGACCGAAAACCGTTAATATATTCAGAGAATTTTTTACGTTGATGGAAAACAGTGGACTGCATGTGTCCCAGGAGTCATTTTTGGAACATTTAATGTCCATTTTAAAGTCTAATGCTGAACATAGCCACTTGGAACAGGATCTATTCGATTATTTGGGGTCAGAAAACATTGGTTTGCTCTCTTTTATTATACAGAATAAGGAGTTTCTTGCAAGGGTACCCCTAGCCGATCTTAATGGTATTCGAGAAGTTGTCTTTTCTCAGTCTGGTTTCTTGTCTGAGACAGATATTCGTTTTCAAGTATTAGCAAATGCAAGTCATGCCAAGGGTCAAGAATTACATGAGATGCCAAAAGTTGTACGTTATCCGCATGTATTCAGAAAGCATGAACTTGGaacatcatcttcattttccTTTGGTGGACAGAAATACGTACTTCCAATTGGCACTACTAGGGTGTCTTTAAACTCACACGAAGAGATTGTGATTCCATGTTCAGATAGAAAGAATCAATATATCTCATTAGCAGATCAGATAAAAATAAGTGATCTTGATCAAGTTTGTCAGACAATATTTGACTATAAAACCTTGAATATGATGCAATCTTTAGTTTATCCAGTTGCATACAAAACCAATGAAAATATGCTAATTTGTGCACCAACAGGTGCTGGTAAAACGGATGTTGCATTGCTTacaatattgaatattataaatcaattttctgaaattgatgatgatcagcAAATTAATATTATGTATGATGATTTCAAGATCATATATGTCGCTCCATTGAAGGCTTTAGCTGCTGAGAtagttgaaaagtttaGTGAAAAGTTGGCCCCATTCAAAATTCGAGTACGTGAGCTAACTGGTGATATGCAATTAACGAAGGCTGAAATAATCGAGACACAGGTTATAGTTACAACCCCAGAGAAATGGGATGTTGTAACAAGAAAGGCTAATGGTGATAGTAGCTTGGTTTCGAAAGTTAGGCTGTTAATTATTGACGAAGTTCATTTATTGCATGAAGATAGAGGTTCTGTTATTGAAACGCTGGTTGCACGCACACTCCGTCAGGTGGAAAGTTCACAATCTATGATACGGATAGTGGGGCTGTCAGCTACTTTACCCAATTTTATAGATGTTGCGGACTTTTTGGGAGTAAATAGGCATGTTGGAATGTTCTACTTTGATCAATCTTTTCGACCAAAACCATTAGAACAACAACTGCTTGGTTGTAGAGGCAAGACTGGAAGCCGACAGGGAAaggaaaatattgataaaGTCGTTTATAAAAAGCTCTTTGAATATGCTAGTCAAGGACACCAAGTGATGATCTTTGTGCATTCTAGAAAGGACACTGTAAAGACAGCTAGAACATATATCTCTATGGCTCGATCTAATCAAGAAGCGGATATCTTTGTTAGTACTGAACCATGCGTGGAGAAGTTTGCTAGAGATATGACAAGACATAAAGATAAGGATATGAAAGAATTGTTTCAGAGTGGGTTTGGTATTCATCATGCTGGGATGTCTCGTTCAGATCGTAACTTAACTGAAAAGATGTTTAAACAGGGTGCAATCAACGTTTTAATTTGTACAGCAACATTAGCATGGGGTGTTAATTTGCCTGCTGACatagttattattaaaggGACTCAAGTATatgattcaaaaaaggGAGGTTTTACTGATCTTGGTATTTCAGATGTTATCCAGATTTTCGGTCGTGCTGGTAGACCTGGTTTTGGTACTGCACATGGTACCGGTATCTTGTGCACTAATAGTGACAGATTAGATCACTATGTTTCGTTGATAACTCAACAACATCCTATTGAATCTAAATTCGGCCCTAAAATGGTTGATAATTTAAATGCTGAAATATCTTTGGGGACAGTTACTaatgttgaagaagctaTCCAATGGCTAGGTTATACCTATATGTTTGTACGAATGAAACAAAATCCATTTGTATATGGTTTAGATTGGAACGAATTAATAAAAGATCCCCAATTGTATAACAAAAGGCATGAAATGGTTGTTACTGCTGTAAAACGATTACACACACTACAGATGATtgtatttgatgatatttcTATGCAATTCATTTCTAAGGATTTAGGTAGAGTTGCTTCTGATTTTTATCTTCTTAATGAATCAGTAGAAATCTTCAATCAACTCTGTAAACCGGGTGTTACTGAAGCTGATGTTTTAGCAATGATCAGTGTTAGCAGTGAATTTGATTCTATTAAATTTAGGGAGGAAGAATCAAATGAACTTAGGAAATTGTTGGAGAATGCCGTTCAATGCCAAGTGGGAGGCACTTTTGACACACCTGCAACgaaaacaaatatattgttaCAGTCCTACATATCCCAGGTTCATATTGAAGATTCTGCATTAAACTCTGATTCGAACTATGTTGCCCAGAATTCAACTAGAATCTGTAGagcattatttttaattggtGTTAATCGAAGATGGGGTAAGTTTGCAATGGTTATGTTGGGTATCTGCAAATCTATAGAAAGGAGAATGTGGGCTTTCGATCATCCACTATGTCAGTTTGACCTTCCTGACACAATTTTACGTCGCCTCAGAGAAAAATCACCCAACTTAGAACATATGTTAGACATGGAACCATCAGAATTGGGAGAACTTGTTCATAACAACAGAATGGGAAACAAATTATATCGAGTTCTGAGCTGTTTCCCCCTTATTGATATAACGGCAGAGAGTTTTCCCATTACGACCAGTGTAATGAGAATTCGTGCCAAATTAACCCCCAAGTTCGCTTGGGATTATAGGATCCATGGAAATGCCCAGTTTTTCTGGATATTTGTCGAAGAATCAGACAAATCTCAAATATTGCATTTCGAGAAGTTTATTTTAAACCATAAACATCACACTGCTACACAGGAGCTAGATTTTATGATACCATTATCTGATCCACTACCACCTCAGATTGTTATTAAGGCAGTATCAGATACTTGGATGGGTTCGGAAAGCACATATGCAGTATCTTTTCGGCATTTGATTAGACCTCACAATGAGACATTATTGACTAAATTATTGAGTTTGCGTCCGCTACCTGTTACTGCTTTGAATAATGAATTAATTGAATCAATTTACTCATTTAAGTACTTCAATCCAATGCAAACCATGACTTTTCATACCTTGTATAACACAAACGAGAATGTTTTTGTTGGTTCACCTACAGGTTCTGGCAAAACAGTTGTTGCTGAATTGGCGATGTGGCACGctttcaaagaatttccAGGAAGCAAGATTGTGTACATTGCTCCGATGAAAGCATTAGTTAGGGAAAGAGTGGATGATTGGAGGAGAAGGATAACTCCAATAACAGGTGACAAAGTTGTTGAATTGACAGGTGATTCCATTCCTGATCCTAAAGATGTGAAAGATGCATCTATAATAATCACAACTCCTGAGAAATTTGATGGTATTTCACGTAACTGGCAGACACGTCGATTTGTTCAAATTATTTCACTAGTTATTATGGATGAAATTCACTTACTGGCAAGTGATCGTGGCCCAATTTTAGAAATGATTGTAAGCCGTATGAATTACATATCTTCGCAAACCAAAAAGCCAGTTAGACTACTAGGGCTATCTACCGCAGTCTCCAACGCGTTTGATTTGGCAGATTGGTTGGGTGTAAAAGATCAAGGATTGTATAATTTTCCTTCCAGCGTTCGTCCAGTTCCATTAAAAATGTATATTGATGGATTTCCTGATAATCTTTCATTTTGTCCATTGATGAAAACTATGAACAAGCCTGCATTTATGGCCATTTTACAACATTCTCCGAGGAAGCctgttttgatttttgtaGCATCAAGACGTCAAACTAGATTAACTGCGTTAGATATAATCCATTTGTGTGGCATGCAAGAAAATCCTCGTaggtttttgaatattgaagatgaggaattaaaatattatgtGTCTCAAGTTTCTAACGACACTTTAAAATTGTCCTTACAATTTGGAATCGGCTTACATCATGCTGGTCTTGTAGAGAAGGATCGTGAGATTTCTCATCAACTATTCCAAATGAACAAGATACAAATATTGGTTGCAACAGCAACTTTAGCGTGGGGCGTGAACTTACCAGCACATTTAGTTATTATAAAGGGAACCCAATTTTATGATGCAAAAATTGAGGGATACAGAGATATGGACTTGACAGATATTTTGCAGATGATGGGAAGGGCAGGTAGACCTTCATTTGATACTACAGGAACAGCTATAATCTATACTAaggaatcaaaaaaaacGTTTTACaaacattttttgaatgTGGGCTTTCCTGTAGAGTCTTCACTTCACAAGGTGTTGGCTGACCATATTGGTGCCGAAGTCGCATCGGGTACAATTCGTGATACCCAAGAAGCCCTagattttatcaattggACGTTTTTATTTAGGCGGGCTCATCATAATCCTACGTATTATGGTATAATTGAAGATACGGGTTCAGTTGGGGTCAACAAGTATTTAAGTCAGTTAATCGACAGCGCTTTTGATGATTTAATCCAGTCTCAATGTATTGTGGCCaaggaaaataaaataaaggcAACTCCATTTTTGAGCATATCTGCTTACTATTATATCTCTCATAAGACCATAAGAATGCTTCTATCTCAGATATATAATGGAGCAAAGTTCAGGGACGTCTTGAAATGGTTGTCGATGGCAGTCGAATACAATGAACTTCCAGTTAGAGGAGGAGAGGCTATTATGAATGTCGAAATGTCAGCCAACTCTCGGTACTCTGTAGAGAGTGTTTTTACTGGTAAACATGAACTTCCTATAGAGGATCCTCATGTAAAaacatttttattattgcaAGCATATCTCAGCCGCGCAGACTTGGCAATCGCGGATTATTATCAAGATACAACTTCTGTTTTGGACCAGTCTTTGCGTATTCTTCAAGCTTACATTGATGTAGCTAGCGAATTAGGATACTTCAAAACAGTTATAACAATAATTAGAGTAATGCAGTGCATTAAGCAAGGTTGCTGGTATGAGGATAATTCCGTGACAACATTGCCTGGCTGCACCTTGAGACGTTTGGAAGGCATCAGCTTTAGCGATGATGGGTGGCCTTTAGAAAATATTCATGAAGACTCTACTCTAGAAATTTTGGGTAGAATGGGATATAAATCACTGGAATCTTTGTCTAAGAAGCTATTGGTATCTGAGGACTTGAAGAATAAATTTATTCGCGAGGCTTCGAGATTACCAGTACTAGATGACGTCCATTTTGAGCAGCAAAATAAGGCTGATGAATTAGTATTAGTTGCAAAACATCATAATAAGCCTAGCTATGGGTTTACTGTATGCTGTGAAAGATTTCCTAAATTACAAAAGGAACAATGGTTCTTACTCGCTTATCAGGATGAAGAGTTAATGATGATCAAAAGGTGTCAGCCAAGAAGGCAAGGCAAAAAGGCAATAATCAAGTGTGAGCTTATTATACCAGAGGAATTACATGGCCAAACTCTGGATTTTATGTTAATCAATGATGCTATGGATATTAAGTACAATTTAGCCTATAGTCTGCTATGA
- the HER2 gene encoding glutamyl-tRNA(Gln) amidotransferase subunit HER2 (similar to Ashbya gossypii ABR140C) has protein sequence MSIRGSLYKLSKIDHLQEKFNIFTSINQNIKNELQPCDKPLANLLVGIKDNIVTKDLPTTCASGILEGYKSPFDATVVTLLKDAGVVVIGKTNMDEFGMGSGGTHSKFGVTYNPMFLDEKVVVGGSSSGSAAAVASDVVDFALGTDTGGSVRIPAAYTSTFGFKPSYGRLSRFGVIAYAQSLDTVGIITKDIEMIKKVFRVLDKYDAKDPTSLTDDLRSKAPSLASKTKNQLKIGIPQEFMLQNISKQVNSVLMTVIDKILEQGHEICPVSIPMIKYSLPIYYTLAPAEAASNLSRYDGIRYGYRDTEKDIYEDTLFVPTRANFGKEVKNRILLGNYNLCSGAFRNNFLKAQKLRNQLINEFDNVFSVPNILTNNKPKDDGVDLLLSLSCMTPPPTVNNFMEQDAKTPVNSYINDSFTIPMSLAGLPCISIPVKNNVGIGVQLTGQFADDECVLDAAQRFT, from the coding sequence ATGTCCATAAGGGGATCTCTTTATAAGCTTAGCAAGATAGACCACTTACAAGAGAAgttcaatatatttactaGCATTAATCAGAATATAAAGAATGAACTGCAGCCCTGCGACAAACCTTTGGCCAATTTGCTCGTGGGAATTAAAGATAACATCGTTACTAAAGACTTGCCAACCACATGTGCATCAGGTATTTTAGAAGGTTATAAATCGCCATTTGATGCAACAGTAGTAACATTATTAAAGGATGCTGGGGTTGTTGTAATTGGAAAGACCAACATGGACGAATTTGGTATGGGATCCGGAGGCACACACTCTAAGTTTGGAGTTACTTACAATCCAATGTTTTTAGATGaaaaagttgttgttggaggATCTTCTTCGGGATCAGCAGCTGCAGTGGCATCTGATGTGGTTGATTTTGCGTTGGGTACAGATACTGGTGGTTCTGTAAGAATACCAGCTGCATATACATCCACCTTTGGATTTAAGCCATCTTATGGGAGGTTATCCAGGTTTGGGGTTATTGCCTATGCACAAAGTTTAGATACTGTTGGGATTATTACTAAAGACATTGAAATGATTAAAAAGGTTTTCAGAGTGCTTGATAAATATGATGCAAAAGATCCAACTTCCCTAACTGACGATCTGCGAAGCAAAGCCCCTTCGTTGGCATCGAAAACCAAGAATCAACTTAAAATTGGTATTCCACAAGAATTCATGCTACAAAACATATCAAAACAAGTTAACTCGGTTTTAATGACTGTGATTGACAAGATTTTAGAACAAGGTCATGAGATATGTCCTGTTTCTATTCCAATGATAAAGTATTCGTTGCCTATTTATTACACATTAGCTCCAGCTGAAGCCGCTTCTAATCTTTCTCGTTACGACGGTATAAGGTATGGCTATAGAGACACTGAAAAAGACATTTATGAAGATACTTTATTTGTGCCTACTAGAGCAAATTTTGGCAAAGAGGTTAAGAATCGGATCCTATTAGGTAACTATAATTTATGCTCGGGGGCTTTTAGGAATAACTTCTTGAAGGCACAAAAACTAAGAAACCAACTGATAAACGAATTTGATAATGTATTCTCCGTACCGAATATATTGACTAATAACAAACCTAAGGATGATGGTGTTGATCTTTTGCTTTCATTGAGCTGCATGACTCCTCCTCCAACTGTGAATAATTTTATGGAACAGGACGCAAAAACCCCAGTAAATTCCTATATCAATGATAGCTTTACGATTCCAATGTCTCTTGCTGGTTTACCATGTATATCGATCCCtgttaaaaataatgtAGGCATTGGTGTTCAGCTAACTGGGCAATTTGCCGATGACGAATGTGTTCTTGATGCTGCTCAAAGATTCACgtaa
- the JNM1 gene encoding Jnm1p (similar to Ashbya gossypii ABR141W), which produces MNTPKSERVAMNVEAIDISSIEVTEESGIPKLVGQEVFETSDKDEDSCKSETDEVQNTEVEMDALVQIDEARVLFENTVISGIADFSGRIDKYGKSFKTYMLEETVEQKLARIKKELQEIELSKETVQHDDELNELVKLHSVLEQDRMVELKIIKNKLVLDDSEMDVVTLPRVTIDCRDSRRLVDLEGRIARIESLLGETNPKKSIVTCINELFHKINLLEQNEPLLEKFDQNMKRISKEYEESIIGRRATKDPSLQKRIADDLKTTDSKVHEIYKSYNLLKRYSGVLPHIITRMKSLNDLHREVQDTSGMLQSFDQCISRLQTQTEKWEQLLDQLNKKLDQQEENFEKNKKSIQTWVESLEMKLNHHSSL; this is translated from the coding sequence ATGAATACACCAAAAAGCGAACGAGTAGCAATGAATGTTGAAGCAATTGATATAAGCAGTATTGAGGTAACTGAGGAATCAGGAATTCCAAAGCTTGTCGGACaggaagtttttgaaaccaGCGACAAGGATGAAGATAGCTGTAAAAGCGAGACAGATGAAGTGCAGAATACAGAGGTTGAAATGGATGCACTTGTCCAGATAGATGAAGCTAGAGTCTTATTTGAGAACACTGTTATATCTGGAATTGCAGATTTTTCTGGAAGAATTGATAAATATGGTAAGTCCTTTAAAACATATATGCTAGAAGAGACCGTTGAACAAAAACTAGCtagaattaaaaaagaattgcaAGAGATAGAGCTGTCCAAGGAAACAGTACAACATGACgatgaattgaatgaaCTAGTGAAGTTACATTCAGTTTTAGAGCAAGATCGTATGGTGGAGcttaaaattattaagAATAAATTAGTTCTTGATGACAGCGAAATGGATGTTGTTACTCTTCCAAGAGTGACAATTGATTGCAGAGACAGTCGAAGATTAGTAGATCTTGAAGGGAGGATTGCGAGAATAGAAAGTTTACTTGGAGAAACAAACCCCAAAAAGTCGATAGTAACATGCATCAACGAATTGTTCCATAAGATAAATTTGTTGGAACAAAATGAGCCGTTGTTGGAGAAATTCGACCAAAATATGAAAAGAATTAGTAAAGAATATGAAGAGTCGATAATCGGTCGACGCGCTACTAAGGATCCCTCATTACAAAAACGAATAGCAGATGATCTGAAAACAACAGATTCTAAAGTTCatgaaatatataaatcatACAACCTGCTTAAGAGATATAGCGGGGTTTTGCCTCACATCATTACTCGAATGAAATCCTTAAATGACTTGCATCGTGAAGTACAGGATACATCAGGGATGTTACAGTCATTTGATCAATGCATTTCCCGTTTGCAAACACAAACTGAAAAATGGGAACAACTACTAGACCAATTGAATAAGAAGCTTGACCAACAAGAGGAAAACTTTgagaagaataaaaaaagtatTCAGACTTGGGTTGAATCGCTGgagatgaagttgaatcATCATTCATCATTATGA